A window of the Lactuca sativa cultivar Salinas chromosome 7, Lsat_Salinas_v11, whole genome shotgun sequence genome harbors these coding sequences:
- the LOC111902815 gene encoding uncharacterized protein LOC111902815, with translation MRKLYNHNKGKIHPSPPPSATADHLSLLPIAIATLAAALAPEDKEVLAYLLSCSVTTTTTNNNNNTNNNFSGNRKPTSKIHGGDGGGGGGGSHIPQFNCDCFTCYTSYWVRWDASPNRQLIHEIIDAYEDGLIHNKKSGKNKKERRKNKVSSSSPNAPIIASEKVPHAPPQVEEKLINSDYDDDGDEEELMIGSSSEKGSVRKFVSFIGDRIWGVWGI, from the coding sequence ATGAGGAAGCTCTACAACCACAATAAAGGCAAAATCCACCCATCACCACCGCCGTCCGCCACCGCCGATCACTTATCCTTGCTACCGATCGCCATAGCCACTCTCGCCGCCGCCCTTGCACCAGAAGACAAAGAAGTATTGGCATACCTTCTCTCCTGCTCtgtaaccaccaccaccaccaacaacaacaacaacaccaacaataaCTTCTCCGGCAACAGAAAACCCACCAGTAAAATTCACGGCGGAGATGGTGGCGGAGGCGGAGGCGGAAGCCATATTCCGCAATTCAACTGCGACTGTTTTACATGCTACACAAGTTACTGGGTTCGATGGGATGCGTCGCCAAATCGACAACTGATTCATGAAATCATTGATGCTTACGAAGATGGGTTGATTCATAACAAGAAGAGTGGGAAGaacaagaaagaaagaagaaagaacaaAGTTTCTTCATCTTCCCCCAACGCGCCGATTATCGCTTCGGAGAAGGTTCCTCACGCGCCGCCGCAAGTCGAGGAAAAATTGATTAACAGTGATTatgatgatgatggagatgaAGAGGAATTGATGATTGGGTCATCGTCGGAGAAAGGATCAGTGAGAAAATTTGTAAGTTTCATAGGAGATAGGATTTGGGGTGTTTGGGGGATTTGA